One window from the genome of Clostridia bacterium encodes:
- a CDS encoding DNA-directed RNA polymerase subunit beta, giving the protein MSEQVKIPVKKVKFGNRERYSFSKIKEVLDIPYLIEVQKTSFQHFLDHGIREVLDDYSPITDFSGKIELHFLDYALDGEPKYNEKECKDRDATYACPLKVKVRLINKETEEIIDQEVFMGDFPIMTPSGSFIINGAERVVVSQLVRSPGVYCDRQKDKTGEDIYNTTIIPTRGAWLEFEEDSNGVLWVHVDRTRKVPVSVLLKSLCVTETQLQDLYEKIGAKDLFRGVNDVETLEKLFIKSGHRYFFNGIGASEQIIDVFHNEPIIKNTCDKDSSKKDSTISTSDEALLELNKKLRQGDNVVAENVRTYLFNLLYDGKRYDLSRVGRYKFNKKLAIAKRIQGRIAATDIKTPDGKILAVQGEEITPETAEQIQNAGINEVSVIVEDNKVFTVIGNNFIDLDAYIDCDPKELGVLEKVHYPTLVTLTKGLKTKEEKLEVIKANADRLSPKHILLDDIISSINYTLGLHHDIGTVDNIDHLGNRRVRSVGELLQNQFRIGIARLERVIRERMQIQDNKELTPQSLINIRPVSSAIKEFFGSSQLSQFMDQSNPIAELTHKRKLSALGPGGLNRERASFDVRDVHYSHYGRLCPIETPEGQNIGLISSLSTYARINEYGFIETPYRRVDQVNKKVTDEVYYLAADDEDNYIVAQANEPLDENQWFVHERVMSRYMDEIAEIDRNKVQYMDVSPRQLVSVATSLIPFLENDDTNRALMGSNMQRQAVPLLKTEAPIIGTGMEYKVAYDSGVMVIAKREGVVDYVSADQIIVKTPTGEKDKYTLLKFQRSNQGTCINQRPIVHRGDKVSKGTVLADGPSTDNGELALGKNIRVAFMSWGGYNYEDAILISQELVQDDVFTSIHIEEYELEARDTKLGPEEITRDIPNVGEDALKDLDEDGIIRIGAEVRAGDILVGKVTPKGETDPTPEERLLRAIFGEKARDVRDTSLRVPHGEGGIVVDVKIFTRANKDELNPGVHKLVRVYIAQKRKISVGDKMAGRHGNKGVISRILPKEDMPFMADGTPIQIVLNPLGVPSRMNIGQVLEVHLGLVAKYLGWHVATPVFDGATEQDIKQMLNENNIVAPDGKVDGKIELFDGRTGEPFENRVTVGYMYMLKLVHLVDDKIHARSTGPYSLVTQQPLGGKAQFGGQRFGEMEVWALYAYGAANILQEIMTIKSDDVVGRVKAYESIVKGNPIPEPGVPESFKVLIKELQSLALDVKVLSEDKEEIGIKEIMEDDRDMVDTDIDHMRNYEDMSLNLDEDDLGLSLDALAEEEEQAMEEQDSSVLLEEDDDFDFLNNEADMPEEDDDHDIYDDIDNMVDEDEEIDEILDDDDKEGER; this is encoded by the coding sequence ATGTCTGAACAAGTGAAAATCCCCGTAAAGAAAGTCAAATTTGGCAACAGGGAACGATACAGTTTTTCTAAGATTAAAGAAGTTCTCGATATACCATATTTGATTGAAGTTCAGAAAACGTCATTTCAGCATTTTTTGGATCACGGAATAAGAGAAGTTTTGGATGACTATTCTCCCATAACAGATTTTTCCGGAAAGATTGAATTACACTTTTTGGATTATGCTTTGGATGGCGAACCTAAGTACAATGAAAAAGAATGCAAAGACCGCGATGCGACTTATGCATGTCCTCTCAAAGTTAAGGTAAGGCTTATTAACAAAGAGACCGAAGAGATAATCGATCAGGAAGTTTTTATGGGAGATTTTCCTATAATGACTCCTTCCGGTTCGTTTATTATTAACGGTGCCGAAAGAGTAGTTGTCAGCCAATTGGTAAGAAGTCCGGGCGTTTATTGCGACCGTCAAAAGGACAAGACAGGCGAAGACATCTATAACACCACCATTATTCCTACCAGAGGTGCATGGCTTGAATTTGAAGAGGATTCTAACGGTGTGTTGTGGGTGCATGTTGACCGTACAAGAAAAGTGCCTGTATCTGTATTATTAAAATCATTATGTGTTACCGAAACACAACTTCAAGATTTATATGAAAAAATAGGCGCTAAAGATCTCTTTAGAGGAGTAAACGATGTTGAAACTCTTGAAAAGTTGTTTATTAAGAGCGGACATAGATATTTCTTTAACGGAATAGGCGCGTCCGAACAGATTATAGATGTATTCCACAATGAGCCTATCATTAAAAACACTTGCGATAAGGATTCATCTAAAAAGGATAGCACAATAAGCACATCAGACGAAGCCTTGCTAGAACTAAACAAAAAGCTGCGTCAGGGCGACAATGTCGTAGCAGAAAACGTAAGAACTTATTTGTTCAACTTGCTATATGATGGCAAGCGTTATGATCTATCTCGTGTAGGAAGATATAAATTTAACAAAAAGTTAGCAATAGCCAAAAGAATACAAGGCCGCATTGCTGCAACAGATATAAAGACGCCGGACGGCAAGATTTTGGCAGTTCAGGGCGAAGAAATCACTCCTGAAACCGCAGAACAAATTCAAAACGCTGGTATCAATGAAGTAAGCGTAATAGTCGAAGACAATAAGGTATTCACTGTTATTGGCAATAACTTCATTGATTTGGATGCATATATTGATTGCGATCCAAAAGAACTTGGCGTATTAGAAAAGGTTCATTATCCTACTTTGGTTACATTGACCAAAGGTCTAAAGACCAAAGAAGAAAAGCTTGAAGTTATTAAGGCTAATGCTGATAGATTGAGTCCTAAGCATATATTGTTGGACGATATTATTTCTTCAATTAACTATACTCTTGGCTTGCATCATGATATAGGTACTGTGGACAATATCGACCACTTGGGCAACCGTCGTGTAAGATCTGTAGGTGAATTGCTCCAGAATCAATTCCGTATAGGTATTGCAAGACTAGAAAGAGTTATTCGTGAAAGAATGCAAATTCAGGACAACAAGGAATTAACTCCTCAGTCCTTAATCAATATCAGACCTGTAAGCAGTGCTATAAAAGAATTCTTTGGCTCTTCACAGTTGTCACAATTTATGGATCAGTCCAACCCTATAGCTGAACTTACTCATAAGAGAAAATTATCAGCATTGGGACCTGGCGGTCTAAACAGAGAAAGAGCAAGCTTTGATGTTCGTGACGTTCACTATTCGCATTATGGACGTTTGTGTCCTATTGAAACTCCAGAAGGTCAGAACATCGGTCTTATAAGCTCGCTTTCAACTTATGCAAGAATCAATGAATACGGCTTTATTGAGACACCGTACAGAAGAGTTGATCAGGTTAACAAGAAAGTTACAGACGAGGTTTATTACCTTGCTGCTGATGACGAAGATAACTACATTGTTGCACAGGCTAACGAGCCTCTTGATGAAAATCAATGGTTTGTGCATGAACGTGTTATGTCCAGATATATGGACGAAATAGCCGAAATTGACCGCAACAAAGTACAATACATGGACGTTTCGCCTCGTCAGTTGGTTTCAGTTGCCACTTCACTTATTCCGTTCTTGGAAAACGACGATACAAACCGTGCGTTGATGGGTTCAAACATGCAACGTCAGGCAGTTCCTCTTTTGAAAACAGAAGCGCCTATCATTGGTACTGGTATGGAATATAAGGTAGCTTATGATAGCGGCGTAATGGTTATAGCAAAGCGTGAAGGTGTAGTTGATTATGTTTCAGCTGATCAAATTATCGTAAAAACTCCTACAGGCGAAAAAGATAAATATACTTTGTTAAAATTCCAAAGATCAAACCAAGGTACATGTATTAACCAAAGACCTATAGTTCATCGTGGAGATAAGGTTTCTAAAGGAACTGTACTAGCAGACGGACCTTCAACTGATAACGGTGAATTGGCGCTTGGTAAGAATATCAGAGTTGCATTTATGTCTTGGGGCGGATATAACTACGAAGACGCTATTTTGATAAGCCAAGAACTTGTTCAGGATGACGTATTTACTTCTATTCACATTGAAGAATACGAACTAGAAGCACGTGATACAAAACTTGGTCCAGAAGAAATCACAAGAGATATTCCTAACGTAGGTGAAGATGCTCTTAAGGATTTGGATGAAGACGGTATCATTCGTATAGGTGCAGAAGTAAGAGCAGGAGATATTTTGGTCGGAAAAGTTACACCAAAAGGTGAAACCGATCCTACTCCTGAAGAAAGATTGCTTCGTGCAATATTTGGTGAAAAAGCAAGAGATGTTAGAGATACCTCATTGCGTGTGCCTCACGGTGAAGGCGGTATCGTAGTTGATGTTAAGATATTTACTCGTGCCAATAAAGACGAACTTAATCCCGGTGTTCACAAACTAGTTAGAGTATATATAGCTCAAAAGAGAAAGATTTCAGTCGGCGATAAGATGGCTGGTCGTCACGGAAACAAGGGTGTTATTTCAAGAATACTACCAAAAGAAGATATGCCTTTTATGGCTGATGGAACACCTATTCAAATAGTTCTTAACCCGCTAGGCGTTCCTAGCCGTATGAATATTGGACAGGTATTGGAAGTGCATTTGGGACTTGTTGCAAAATATCTAGGTTGGCACGTAGCTACGCCAGTATTTGACGGTGCTACAGAGCAAGATATTAAGCAAATGCTTAATGAAAACAATATAGTTGCTCCGGACGGCAAGGTTGACGGAAAAATAGAGTTGTTTGATGGTCGTACAGGTGAACCTTTTGAAAACAGAGTAACCGTTGGATATATGTATATGCTCAAACTCGTTCACTTGGTTGATGATAAGATTCACGCACGTAGCACAGGACCTTATTCACTTGTAACACAACAACCTTTGGGCGGAAAAGCACAGTTTGGTGGTCAGAGATTTGGTGAAATGGAAGTTTGGGCATTGTATGCTTATGGTGCTGCTAATATTTTGCAAGAAATTATGACTATCAAGTCTGACGACGTAGTAGGCCGTGTAAAAGCATACGAATCCATTGTTAAAGGTAATCCTATTCCTGAACCTGGCGTACCTGAATCATTTAAGGTATTGATAAAAGAACTTCAATCCTTAGCGCTTGATGTCAAGGTATTAAGCGAAGACAAGGAAGAAATAGGCATAAAAGAAATCATGGAAGACGATAGAGATATGGTTGATACAGATATTGACCATATGAGAAATTATGAGGATATGAGTCTTAACCTTGATGAAGACGATCTTGGCTTGTCTTTGGATGCTTTGGCTGAAGAGGAAGAACAGGCTATGGAGGAGCAGGATTCCAG